A stretch of the Cydia strobilella chromosome 23, ilCydStro3.1, whole genome shotgun sequence genome encodes the following:
- the LOC134751751 gene encoding uncharacterized protein LOC134751751, with protein MIHINDLPLESFLEILSKADGCTIGICRRVSKNWKEIIDGTDLLWQEFCKKEFKHSSIIARRKSEKDTSWYHIYKNLKTWSNISKIESKTREFYNFSLHDKCHALEIDNGILPLKDTRGVVLYDMNTMKNIPVVVPEKNCLKVAHNDCASAIMIKSGLLIQRTVSNPNFMSEAFFKADDFVLAENAMYFFNNRDIFKCDLGHENLSSKLILHCDYDIKVMQYNSNVLYIFTDCGKIVTIVNEQLDSVKPIAVPPEWLKQVKHITAINDKNYVCYSRILFKIETDTYKHLYIEFPPITALFFYGDIVLIGTKNSEILLYRLSSQKYKVTPIFERLGELPDGKYAVQLDVCERKSGPVIVAATFFEIFIFEYDFFPNDNVDRMKKTFTSNKLCIYKRLLRLKDRLQCQSFI; from the exons atgatcCACATAAATGATCTGCCGTTAGAATCTTTCCTTGAAATACTATCCAAAGCAGATGGATGCACGATTGGGATATGCCGAAGAGTGagtaaaaattggaaagaaataATCGATGGCACAGACTTACTTTGGCAAGAATTTTGCAAGAAAGAGTTCAAACATTCCTCTATTATTGCGAGAAGAAAATCCGAGAAAGATACGAGCTGGTACCACATCTACAAGAATCTGAAAACATGGTCGAACATTTCGAAAATTGAGAGTAAAACGAGggagttttataatttttctctGCACGATAAATGTCATGCATTGGAGATTGACAATGGAATTTTACCGTTAAAAGACACCCGAGGAGTTGTTCTTTACGATAtgaatacaatgaaaaacataCCTGTAGTAGTACCTGAGAAAAACTGCTTGAAAGTTGCACATAATGATTGTGCTTCAGCCATTATGATAAAATCAGGACTTTTAATACAAAGAACCGTTTCTAATCCAAACTTCATGTCTGAGGCGTTTTTCAAAGCTGATGACTTCGTTTTAGCCGAGAATGCTATGTACTTCTTTAATAACCGAGACATTTTCAAATGTGATTTGGGTCATGAAAATTTGTCTTCAAAATTGATTCTACATTGCGACTAtgatataaaagttatgcaGTACAACAGCAATGTTTTATACATCTTTACCGATTGTGGAAAGATAGTAACTATTGTTAACGAACAGCTAGATTCTGTCAAACCAATCGCAGTACCTCCAGAATGGCTAAAGCAGGTTAAACATATAACAGCTATCAACGATAAAAACTATGTTTGTTATTCACggattttattcaaaatagaaACAGATACGTACAAGCATTTGTACATAGAGTTTCCTCCGATAACTGCATTATTCTTTTACGGAGATATAGTTTTGATTGGAACTAAGAACAGTGAGATCTTGTTATACCGTCTGTCAAGCCAAAAGTACAAGGTTACACCAATTTTTGAAAGACTCGGAGAACTGCCGGATGGGAAGTATGCAGTACAACTAGATGTTTGCGAGAGAAAATCTGGACCAGTCATTGTTGCTGCTACATTTTTTGAGATATTCATATTTGAATACGACTTCTTTCCTAAT GACAATGTGGACCGCATGAAGAAGACCTTTACCTCCAACAAGCTCTGCATTTACAAGAGACTTCTCCGACTGAAGGACAGGCTGCAGTGTCAATCCTTCATTTAA